The following proteins are co-located in the Leptospira weilii genome:
- a CDS encoding helix-turn-helix transcriptional regulator, producing MFKSLHSREAKIFCKNLIAARKNADLTQLEIAKRLGEPQSYISKIESGERRLDVIEFWRIYKILGKSFEFYFQFDEKPEGSDKRSKTLKAASSKRKKKRPKF from the coding sequence TTGTTTAAGTCCCTTCATTCACGCGAAGCGAAGATTTTTTGCAAAAATCTAATCGCTGCCAGAAAAAACGCAGACCTCACCCAGCTTGAGATTGCAAAACGTTTGGGTGAACCTCAGTCTTATATTTCGAAAATCGAATCCGGTGAAAGGCGACTCGACGTTATCGAATTCTGGAGAATCTATAAAATTCTCGGTAAATCCTTCGAGTTTTACTTTCAATTTGATGAAAAGCCGGAAGGTTCCGATAAAAGATCTAAAACTCTCAAAGCGGCCAGTAGTAAGCGCAAAAAAAAGCGCCCTAAGTTCTAA
- a CDS encoding TolC family protein, protein MRKIFTFLLLLWMVPILSEGNNPSSTGSDPGLGIPESPSQSPNPIQREVPEFSPDKERTLDLKTAEEKLWRNNLLLLASRFNIDARKAGIEQAGLYANPNIFIDQSIFAEPTQRYFDFTRSGQTVVQIQQLFLLGGKIGKRVRVAELNARMGEQEFYDLARELVSKLRKLFYAIYYYRQAISFYDQSLEALGRTVTSAEMGYKRRAILQAEVLRLKALYFFLKKEREELNIRILEREADLRVLLNDDSFRSADVKIVPMIVENQLDNLEPGKLKRDELLELARNKRPDLKKAIQALRYEEANLELQHANAIPDLAFGPMYNRGGTAFQNYWGITAQLNIPIFDRNQGNIKASEKAILSRKQELKNTLLEVENEVAVSIETARLKDELYKKFRNTYTKEYTDLSKDMILSYEKRYITILEFTDFFETYRSSVVEMLKLQTDRMDAIEGVNFSVGQGVLIPKLSQPAAEEK, encoded by the coding sequence ATGAGAAAGATTTTCACGTTTTTACTTCTTTTATGGATGGTTCCGATTCTGTCGGAGGGAAACAACCCGTCTTCGACCGGATCCGATCCGGGCTTGGGCATTCCCGAATCTCCGAGCCAATCTCCGAATCCGATCCAACGCGAGGTTCCCGAGTTTTCGCCCGACAAAGAAAGAACCTTGGATTTGAAAACCGCGGAAGAGAAGCTCTGGAGAAACAACTTACTTCTCCTTGCTTCGCGCTTTAACATAGACGCCCGCAAAGCCGGAATCGAACAAGCCGGACTCTATGCGAACCCGAACATATTCATCGATCAGAGTATTTTCGCCGAACCGACACAGCGTTATTTCGATTTTACCCGTTCGGGTCAAACCGTCGTTCAGATCCAGCAGTTGTTTTTGCTCGGCGGTAAGATCGGCAAACGAGTTCGCGTCGCCGAGCTCAACGCGAGAATGGGGGAACAGGAGTTTTATGATCTTGCCCGAGAACTCGTAAGCAAACTCAGAAAACTCTTCTACGCGATCTACTACTATAGACAAGCGATCTCCTTTTACGATCAGAGTTTGGAAGCCTTGGGAAGAACGGTTACTTCCGCGGAAATGGGTTATAAAAGAAGGGCGATTCTTCAAGCGGAAGTGCTTCGTCTGAAGGCGCTGTACTTCTTTCTTAAAAAAGAAAGAGAAGAATTGAATATTCGAATTTTGGAAAGAGAAGCCGATCTCCGTGTTTTATTAAATGACGATTCTTTCCGAAGCGCGGACGTGAAAATCGTTCCGATGATCGTTGAGAACCAGCTCGACAATCTAGAACCGGGAAAGTTAAAAAGGGACGAACTCTTAGAACTCGCCCGTAACAAAAGGCCGGATTTGAAAAAAGCGATCCAAGCGCTTCGATACGAAGAAGCCAACTTGGAATTGCAGCACGCGAACGCGATTCCCGATCTCGCTTTCGGTCCGATGTACAACAGAGGGGGGACGGCCTTCCAAAATTATTGGGGGATCACCGCTCAGTTGAATATTCCGATCTTTGACAGAAACCAGGGAAACATCAAAGCCTCGGAAAAAGCGATTCTCTCCAGAAAACAGGAACTCAAAAACACCCTTTTGGAAGTGGAAAACGAGGTCGCCGTTTCCATCGAAACCGCGAGACTCAAGGACGAACTCTACAAAAAGTTCAGAAACACATATACGAAGGAATACACGGATCTTTCCAAAGACATGATTCTCAGTTACGAAAAACGTTATATTACAATATTGGAATTTACGGATTTTTTTGAAACTTATCGTTCCAGCGTCGTGGAAATGCTAAAACTGCAGACCGATCGAATGGACGCGATCGAAGGAGTGAATTTCTCCGTGGGGCAGGGAGTTCTTATCCCGAAACTTTCCCAACCGGCCGCGGAAGAAAAGTGA
- a CDS encoding glycosyltransferase family 2 protein, with amino-acid sequence MKKKNVTYVIPCLNEEKTLPLVLEKLVRLKKELKQYNVEILVSDNGSEDKSVSIAKKYGAKVVHCKERGYGAALNFGITNASGEIVLFADADDTYDFLESPALLAEMEKGAEFVIGSRLDGSIHKGAMPFLHRYLGTPVINWIINLLYSKKGNRVKDANSGFRCFLKKKYLEWEVESTGMEFASEMLVKALRSGVKLSHVPISLYPDVEGRVPHLRTWRDGMRHLLQILIHSQQLFYYTGFMLFWIGWAFTILGYFTGIVAIGPFHIFGIHSLTVFLLVATFGQTIWAIGLFLAARKTPELSFYSRLNLLSEDLLFWYSARMILFVVLLFAFILFRWWKNSFQVLDLEKEILMISFLSVQILNLIGQTITAHLLKRT; translated from the coding sequence ATGAAGAAAAAAAACGTCACCTACGTCATCCCCTGTTTGAACGAGGAAAAAACCCTTCCTCTCGTTTTGGAAAAACTCGTTCGGCTCAAAAAAGAACTGAAACAATACAACGTGGAAATTTTAGTCTCCGACAACGGAAGCGAAGATAAATCCGTATCGATCGCTAAAAAATACGGCGCGAAAGTGGTTCATTGCAAAGAAAGAGGATACGGAGCCGCGCTCAATTTCGGAATCACAAATGCAAGCGGGGAAATCGTTTTGTTTGCGGACGCGGACGACACTTACGACTTCCTGGAATCTCCCGCGCTTCTTGCTGAGATGGAAAAAGGCGCGGAGTTTGTAATCGGTTCCCGTCTGGATGGATCCATTCACAAAGGAGCAATGCCTTTTTTACATCGTTATCTGGGAACTCCGGTCATCAACTGGATCATTAATTTATTATATTCCAAAAAAGGAAATCGTGTCAAAGATGCGAACTCCGGTTTTCGGTGCTTTTTGAAAAAAAAATATCTGGAATGGGAGGTTGAAAGTACCGGAATGGAATTCGCTTCCGAGATGCTTGTGAAAGCGCTTCGAAGCGGAGTCAAACTTTCCCATGTCCCGATCAGTTTGTATCCGGACGTAGAGGGAAGAGTTCCTCATTTGAGAACTTGGAGAGACGGAATGAGACATCTTCTGCAGATTCTCATCCATTCTCAACAGCTTTTTTATTATACTGGTTTTATGCTTTTTTGGATCGGCTGGGCGTTTACGATCTTGGGTTATTTTACGGGAATTGTTGCGATCGGTCCTTTCCATATCTTCGGGATCCATTCTCTCACCGTTTTCCTTTTGGTAGCAACATTCGGACAGACGATCTGGGCAATCGGTTTGTTTCTCGCGGCTCGTAAAACACCCGAGTTAAGTTTTTATTCCAGATTAAATCTCCTATCCGAGGATCTTCTTTTCTGGTATTCGGCGAGAATGATTTTATTCGTAGTTTTACTTTTCGCGTTCATCTTGTTTCGCTGGTGGAAAAATTCCTTTCAAGTTCTCGATTTGGAAAAAGAAATTTTGATGATCAGTTTTCTAAGCGTTCAAATCCTGAATTTAATCGGACAAACGATTACGGCGCACTTATTAAAAAGAACATAA
- the secA gene encoding preprotein translocase subunit SecA, whose translation MIQSILRVILGSKFERDLKKLIPIVGQINSLEEEMKRMNDSQLSSQTQRFRERIAQGESLDSILPEAFATVREVSLRTMGMRHFDVQMMGGIALHRGNIAEMKTGEGKTLTSTLAVYLNSLAGKGVHVVTVNDYLAKRDANWMKPIYDFLGISVGVIQHDMDHEQRKIAYSADITYGTNNEFGFDYLRDNMVSHKDHKVQRSHFFAIVDEVDSILIDEARTPLIISGSSDETTDKYVRINKIIPKLIAIEDFEVDEKARNVLLSEKGVSHVEEILGIENLYAPENVDLVHHVHQALKAHKIFQKDVDYVVQNGEVIIVDEFTGRLMAGRRYSDGLHQALEAKESVTIAKESQTLASITFQNYFRMYDKLAGMTGTADTEAEEFRKIYNLDVIVIPPNVSVRRKDSPDRVYRTEKEKFDAILAEIRELQSKKQPVLVGTISIEKSEVLSRMLSSAGIQHSVLNAKFHEREAEIVANAGKPGAVTIATNMAGRGTDIVLGGAQLYKENLETWKEDDDLVRQFKESILKQELDNAESLIQKMNSSAKQKRASEILGSVKIWKKNHEDVLAAGGLHILGTERHEARRIDNQLRGRSGRQGDPGSSRFYLSLQDDLMRIFGSDRISGLMKWANMPEGQEIESKMVSNAIARAQKRVEGHNFDIRKHLLEYDDVMNRQRIVIYKMRNEVLENEDISSLILSFIEEAVENQIVAHCEGNNPSGWNLESLREWLEGLELNLEISEEDFKKTKNPQLALFEKVNAAAKQKYEGRGESIGKDIWKLLERNIFLDILDHRWKEHLYSMDHLREGIWTVGYSERNPLVEYKLQGFRMFDVAIENLKNEVVNFLFRVEVSENSKLPEERREYKKVGQEVTGGFQELSGGTSNRSRSNGATVTVTTSSGGGTERKTSRRRKR comes from the coding sequence ATGATTCAGAGCATTCTCCGGGTGATCCTCGGAAGTAAATTCGAACGAGACTTAAAGAAACTCATCCCGATTGTAGGACAGATTAATTCTTTGGAAGAAGAGATGAAACGGATGAATGATTCCCAGCTTTCTTCTCAAACGCAAAGGTTTCGCGAAAGGATCGCTCAGGGAGAATCTTTGGATTCGATTCTTCCCGAAGCCTTTGCGACGGTAAGGGAAGTTTCCTTGCGAACGATGGGAATGAGACATTTCGACGTTCAAATGATGGGAGGAATCGCTCTCCACAGAGGAAATATCGCCGAAATGAAAACCGGGGAAGGTAAGACTTTGACTTCCACTCTCGCGGTTTATCTCAATTCCCTAGCGGGCAAGGGGGTTCATGTAGTCACCGTAAACGACTATCTCGCAAAGAGAGATGCGAATTGGATGAAACCGATCTATGATTTCCTCGGGATTTCCGTGGGGGTGATTCAACACGATATGGATCACGAGCAAAGAAAGATCGCTTATTCCGCGGATATTACGTACGGAACCAACAACGAATTCGGTTTCGATTATCTAAGGGACAACATGGTTTCCCACAAGGATCACAAAGTTCAAAGATCCCATTTCTTCGCAATCGTGGACGAGGTCGATTCGATTCTGATCGACGAAGCGAGGACTCCTCTGATCATTTCGGGTTCTTCCGACGAAACCACCGATAAATACGTTCGTATCAATAAGATTATACCCAAGTTGATCGCAATCGAAGATTTCGAGGTGGATGAAAAGGCGCGTAACGTTCTTCTTTCCGAAAAGGGAGTTTCTCACGTGGAGGAAATTCTAGGGATCGAAAATCTATACGCTCCGGAAAACGTGGATCTCGTACATCACGTTCACCAGGCTTTGAAAGCGCATAAAATCTTTCAGAAGGACGTGGACTACGTCGTTCAAAACGGAGAGGTTATCATAGTAGACGAATTTACTGGACGTTTGATGGCGGGAAGGAGATATTCCGACGGACTTCACCAAGCGCTCGAGGCCAAGGAAAGTGTTACAATTGCAAAAGAATCCCAAACTCTCGCTTCGATTACGTTCCAGAATTATTTTAGAATGTACGACAAACTTGCCGGCATGACTGGAACCGCCGACACCGAAGCGGAGGAATTTAGGAAAATCTACAATTTAGATGTGATTGTAATTCCGCCTAACGTTTCGGTTCGGAGAAAAGATTCCCCCGATCGCGTATATAGAACAGAAAAAGAAAAGTTCGACGCAATTCTTGCCGAAATTCGGGAACTTCAATCCAAAAAACAACCGGTTCTTGTCGGAACAATCTCCATTGAAAAATCGGAGGTTCTTTCTAGAATGCTTTCATCCGCGGGAATTCAGCACAGCGTATTGAATGCGAAATTTCACGAGCGGGAAGCGGAGATCGTGGCCAATGCGGGAAAACCGGGAGCGGTTACAATCGCAACGAATATGGCGGGCAGGGGGACCGATATCGTTCTCGGGGGCGCGCAGCTTTATAAGGAGAACCTCGAAACCTGGAAGGAAGATGACGATCTTGTAAGACAGTTTAAGGAGTCGATTTTAAAACAGGAATTGGACAATGCGGAGTCGCTGATTCAGAAGATGAATTCTTCCGCGAAACAAAAACGCGCATCCGAAATTCTAGGGTCCGTCAAGATCTGGAAAAAAAATCACGAAGACGTTTTGGCCGCGGGCGGTCTTCATATCCTCGGAACCGAGAGGCACGAGGCGAGACGGATCGATAATCAGCTTCGAGGCCGTTCCGGTCGTCAAGGGGATCCTGGTTCCAGTCGTTTTTACTTATCTCTTCAAGACGATCTTATGAGAATTTTCGGATCGGATCGAATCTCCGGACTTATGAAATGGGCGAATATGCCGGAAGGACAAGAGATAGAAAGTAAAATGGTGAGTAACGCGATCGCGCGCGCTCAAAAGAGAGTGGAAGGGCATAACTTCGATATCCGGAAACATCTTCTCGAATACGACGACGTGATGAATCGCCAGCGAATCGTGATTTACAAAATGAGAAACGAGGTTCTCGAAAATGAGGATATCTCCTCTTTGATTTTGAGTTTTATTGAAGAGGCGGTGGAGAACCAGATTGTCGCCCACTGCGAGGGAAACAATCCTTCCGGTTGGAATCTGGAGTCTTTAAGAGAATGGCTGGAAGGTTTGGAGCTGAACTTAGAAATCAGCGAAGAAGATTTTAAAAAAACCAAAAATCCTCAACTTGCTCTTTTTGAAAAAGTGAATGCGGCCGCGAAACAGAAATACGAAGGTAGGGGCGAGAGTATCGGTAAGGATATTTGGAAACTTCTAGAAAGAAATATTTTCTTAGATATCTTGGATCATCGTTGGAAAGAACATCTCTACTCCATGGATCACCTGAGAGAAGGAATCTGGACCGTAGGTTATAGCGAAAGAAATCCTCTCGTGGAATATAAACTTCAAGGTTTTAGAATGTTCGATGTCGCGATCGAGAACCTGAAAAACGAAGTCGTAAATTTTCTTTTCCGTGTGGAAGTGTCGGAAAATTCCAAACTACCGGAAGAGAGACGGGAATATAAAAAAGTAGGACAAGAAGTTACCGGAGGATTTCAAGAGCTTTCGGGTGGAACTTCCAACCGCTCTCGTTCCAACGGGGCGACCGTAACTGTTACGACCAGCTCCGGAGGAGGAACCGAAAGAAAGACGAGCCGGAGGCGGAAGCGCTGA
- a CDS encoding efflux RND transporter periplasmic adaptor subunit has translation MKIHFTRRTLLITGAAVVIAIVSIAILALSGRGDKKTKLPPSKPIILENGEKIEFKENSPGLEIIKTKEIGKDGEFINVDAPARLIASTSPSVSGGERIILFESSDLNDLYVGYVHSRNSLARSIKNYERIKDMFKHRVATEKDLIEAETQQNNDQAELAEYEGKLRAVGLNPALLGKSSAQSAWIISDVPESQLSKLKKGKRVKVRFSSFPHEEWSGTAEALGDNVDPMTRTVKVRIVISNTGYKLKPGMFANVKFPEDTAGNTVVVPFNAIVTVEGQNYVFVEESPREFVRREVTLGISTMDRVNVIEGLSKGDKVVVQGSILLKGLSFGF, from the coding sequence ATGAAGATACATTTTACCAGAAGAACACTTTTAATCACCGGGGCGGCCGTTGTCATCGCGATCGTTTCCATCGCGATTTTGGCCTTATCCGGCCGAGGAGATAAGAAAACGAAACTTCCTCCGAGCAAGCCGATCATTTTAGAAAACGGGGAAAAAATCGAATTCAAGGAAAACAGTCCTGGTCTTGAAATCATCAAAACGAAGGAGATCGGAAAGGACGGAGAGTTTATCAACGTGGACGCTCCCGCTCGTCTGATCGCTTCCACTTCTCCTTCGGTTAGCGGAGGAGAAAGAATCATTCTTTTCGAATCTTCGGATCTAAACGATCTTTACGTGGGTTACGTTCACTCTCGAAACAGTCTCGCCCGTTCGATCAAAAATTACGAACGGATCAAGGACATGTTCAAACATAGAGTGGCGACTGAAAAGGATCTGATAGAGGCCGAAACACAGCAGAACAACGATCAGGCGGAACTCGCGGAATACGAAGGAAAACTTCGTGCGGTCGGTTTGAATCCGGCTCTGCTTGGAAAATCAAGCGCTCAGAGTGCTTGGATCATCAGTGACGTTCCCGAATCACAGCTTTCCAAATTAAAAAAAGGGAAACGGGTCAAAGTCCGATTCTCCTCTTTTCCGCACGAAGAATGGAGCGGAACCGCCGAAGCTCTCGGGGACAACGTAGATCCTATGACGAGAACGGTTAAGGTTCGTATCGTGATTTCCAACACGGGATATAAACTCAAACCGGGAATGTTCGCTAACGTGAAGTTTCCCGAAGACACCGCGGGGAATACGGTCGTCGTTCCTTTCAACGCGATCGTCACCGTGGAAGGACAAAATTACGTTTTTGTGGAGGAATCTCCTCGCGAGTTTGTCAGACGCGAAGTGACTTTAGGTATTTCTACCATGGATCGTGTAAATGTAATCGAAGGGTTGTCCAAAGGCGACAAAGTGGTCGTTCAAGGTTCCATCCTTTTGAAAGGGTTGAGTTTCGGTTTTTAA
- a CDS encoding efflux RND transporter permease subunit, with amino-acid sequence MKILNLIIESALRYRFFTLAAAILLLAVGVWSWIDIRKEAYSDIADTQVRLVAKFPGKATLEVEERVTMPIERVLHSTPNLIVRRSRTINGLVVFQFVFEEGTDDYFARMRLMEKVRDAVIPEEVTPTLAPMSSPVGEVYRYVVESATGTHTPMELRTIQDWIVIPKLLQVSGIADVVTFGGLPKQFHVVTSPEKLIRYNVTVGDLIDAIKSNNLNTGGNFLLQGEQSLPIRSLGAIRTPEDIEDIVVKTVNGVPVFVRDIGSVEISHPIPSGVLGYTVQNDQEGLIDVDSAVQGLVAMRRWVEPNAFGDRVRAKVKEINDRYMPDGTRLRNTYDRGDLVKYTLRTVGTTLLEGIAVVSLVVIFFIGSLRASIVVVATIPFALLFSFTMMNASGISASLLSLGAVDFGIVVDSAVVMVENIMRRYKNATPAEKQKGIIRFTYDCATEVGTEVLFAILIIILAYLPIFSFERIEGRLFKPMAFTLSFAIFGALLFTMTVVPVLMSYFYRRYFESKNPGPIEWHNPVYEWVERKYEKIVHYLVDRSKRVVTIAFTGVTGLLIVGMMSLGTEFLPSLDEGGFTLRLYFPVGISLPEAKKFIPKIRGMIYKNEQVNMILSQYGRNDDGTDPLPPNRLEIYVGLKDYKNWHEKITKEQLLIRMRNDLEEGLPGVKVSFSQPIMDNLSEAIMGTIADLAVFVSGQDLKEMRHISQQILDIVSKMKGASEYGIEQEGPAPQLVIRLKRAVAARYGINISDIQDVIEAAVGMEPISYLYEGPMDTPPKERALFGIAVRFAKDYRQSAREIANIPIISPKGERIPLSELADITQEDSPTMIFRQDGKRTITVRLNVRGRDQGGFVSELQERVKKEVKIPEGFEVRYGGQYENLARVGKQLAIVIPVTIGIIFGLLFMLYRDLRSVIVALSCIPLSLLGGIYALLARGYYFNVSAGVGFISLFGIATMAGILFVSKANHLRHDDIMMSVRESAILSAVTQLRPRLMTMLLALLGLIPATMASGVGSDVQRPLATVMVGGLASALFLVLTVMPSLYILIMGTEEDLKKGSNFASKGLSSGDYASPHPDEIYSTIDYEEESVSQTRNEKNEKKAKSAKVKKPKKK; translated from the coding sequence ATGAAAATTCTAAACTTAATCATTGAATCCGCGCTGCGGTATCGTTTTTTCACGTTAGCCGCAGCAATTCTACTCTTAGCGGTCGGGGTTTGGTCCTGGATCGATATTAGAAAAGAAGCATATTCGGACATTGCGGATACCCAGGTTCGCCTGGTCGCAAAGTTTCCGGGAAAAGCAACTTTGGAAGTGGAAGAACGGGTAACGATGCCGATCGAGCGTGTTCTTCATTCCACTCCGAATTTGATCGTACGAAGATCCAGAACCATCAACGGTCTTGTCGTGTTTCAGTTCGTATTTGAAGAAGGAACGGACGATTACTTCGCCCGTATGCGTTTGATGGAGAAGGTCCGAGACGCGGTCATTCCGGAAGAGGTGACCCCGACTCTCGCGCCGATGAGTTCTCCCGTGGGAGAGGTGTATCGTTACGTGGTCGAGTCTGCTACGGGAACGCATACTCCGATGGAACTCAGAACGATCCAGGATTGGATCGTGATTCCCAAGCTGCTTCAGGTTTCCGGAATCGCGGATGTTGTGACGTTCGGAGGTTTGCCGAAACAATTTCACGTGGTGACTTCTCCCGAAAAACTGATTCGATATAACGTCACCGTCGGGGATCTGATCGACGCGATCAAAAGTAATAACTTAAACACGGGCGGTAACTTTCTCTTACAAGGGGAACAATCGCTTCCGATCCGTTCTTTGGGTGCGATCCGTACTCCCGAAGACATCGAAGACATCGTCGTCAAAACCGTGAACGGGGTTCCCGTATTCGTACGAGATATCGGTTCCGTGGAAATCTCGCATCCGATTCCGAGCGGTGTTTTGGGATATACGGTTCAAAACGACCAGGAAGGTCTGATTGACGTGGACTCCGCGGTACAGGGGCTGGTCGCGATGAGAAGATGGGTGGAACCGAACGCGTTCGGGGATCGGGTCCGAGCCAAAGTTAAAGAGATCAACGATCGTTATATGCCGGACGGAACGAGACTTCGGAACACATACGACCGGGGAGATCTCGTAAAATACACTTTGAGAACGGTGGGAACCACCTTGCTCGAAGGGATCGCGGTCGTGAGTTTGGTCGTGATCTTTTTTATCGGAAGTTTGCGAGCTTCGATCGTGGTCGTCGCGACGATTCCGTTCGCGCTTTTGTTCTCGTTTACGATGATGAACGCTTCCGGAATTTCGGCGAGTCTTCTGTCGTTAGGCGCGGTGGACTTCGGGATCGTCGTGGACAGCGCGGTCGTGATGGTAGAAAACATCATGCGTCGTTATAAGAACGCGACTCCCGCCGAAAAACAAAAAGGAATCATCCGCTTCACATACGACTGCGCGACCGAAGTCGGAACGGAAGTTCTCTTCGCGATTCTCATCATCATCCTTGCCTATCTTCCGATCTTTTCCTTTGAACGAATCGAAGGACGTCTTTTTAAACCGATGGCGTTTACTTTGTCCTTTGCGATTTTCGGTGCGTTGTTATTCACGATGACGGTCGTTCCCGTTTTGATGTCGTATTTTTACAGAAGATATTTCGAGTCCAAAAATCCGGGACCGATCGAATGGCATAACCCCGTTTACGAATGGGTGGAACGAAAATACGAAAAGATCGTCCACTACCTTGTGGATCGTTCCAAACGAGTCGTTACGATCGCGTTTACCGGCGTTACGGGGCTTTTGATCGTCGGTATGATGTCGCTCGGAACGGAGTTTCTTCCTTCTCTCGACGAGGGCGGGTTTACACTGCGTTTGTATTTTCCGGTCGGGATTTCCCTTCCCGAAGCGAAGAAGTTCATTCCCAAGATTCGAGGGATGATCTACAAAAACGAACAAGTCAATATGATTCTTTCCCAATACGGGAGAAACGACGACGGAACGGACCCGCTTCCTCCGAACCGTTTGGAAATCTATGTCGGTTTAAAAGATTATAAAAACTGGCACGAAAAGATCACCAAAGAACAACTTCTCATTCGAATGCGAAACGATCTCGAAGAGGGATTGCCCGGAGTGAAGGTGAGCTTTTCCCAGCCGATCATGGACAACCTATCCGAGGCGATTATGGGAACGATCGCCGACCTTGCGGTTTTCGTTTCGGGTCAGGACTTAAAGGAAATGCGGCATATCTCGCAACAGATTCTGGACATCGTTTCCAAAATGAAAGGCGCGAGCGAGTACGGGATCGAACAGGAAGGTCCTGCTCCTCAGCTCGTGATTCGCCTGAAACGAGCGGTGGCCGCGCGTTACGGAATCAATATCAGCGATATTCAAGACGTGATCGAGGCGGCGGTCGGTATGGAACCGATCAGTTATTTGTACGAAGGTCCGATGGATACTCCTCCGAAAGAAAGAGCGTTATTCGGAATCGCGGTTCGTTTTGCGAAAGACTATCGTCAATCCGCACGAGAGATCGCAAACATCCCGATCATATCTCCCAAAGGGGAAAGAATTCCTCTTTCGGAGTTGGCGGACATTACACAGGAAGATTCTCCTACGATGATTTTTAGACAGGACGGAAAAAGAACGATTACGGTTCGTTTGAACGTGCGCGGAAGAGATCAGGGCGGTTTTGTTTCCGAACTCCAGGAAAGAGTGAAGAAAGAAGTGAAGATTCCCGAAGGATTTGAAGTTCGCTACGGGGGACAGTATGAAAACCTCGCGCGGGTTGGAAAGCAGCTCGCGATCGTGATTCCCGTAACGATCGGAATCATCTTCGGACTTCTGTTTATGCTCTACCGGGATTTGAGATCCGTGATCGTCGCGCTCTCTTGTATTCCTCTTTCTCTCTTGGGAGGAATCTACGCGCTACTTGCTCGAGGATATTATTTCAACGTATCCGCCGGTGTGGGATTTATTTCACTTTTCGGGATCGCGACGATGGCGGGGATCCTTTTCGTATCGAAAGCGAATCACCTGCGTCACGACGATATCATGATGTCGGTCCGGGAATCCGCGATTCTTTCCGCTGTGACTCAGCTCAGGCCTCGTTTGATGACGATGCTGCTCGCATTGTTGGGGCTAATTCCCGCGACGATGGCTTCCGGGGTCGGCTCGGACGTACAAAGACCTCTCGCCACCGTGATGGTCGGAGGGCTTGCGTCCGCGTTGTTCTTGGTCCTAACCGTGATGCCTAGTCTTTACATTCTCATCATGGGAACCGAAGAGGATCTGAAAAAAGGTTCGAATTTTGCTTCCAAGGGTTTAAGCAGCGGGGATTATGCCTCACCTCATCCGGATGAAATTTATTCTACGATTGATTACGAAGAAGAATCTGTGAGCCAGACTCGTAACGAAAAGAATGAAAAAAAAGCCAAGTCCGCAAAGGTAAAAAAGCCTAAGAAAAAATAG